The following proteins come from a genomic window of Nocardioides albertanoniae:
- a CDS encoding VOC family protein, translated as MNTATRSISLNNCFVMVDDPDAALAFYRDAVGLQVKTDVTNGDFRWLTVCAPSQPDVEITISKIGSGFPMSDADREALGDLMAKGLLSALIFDVDDVDAVFEHIRSTGAEVLQEPADQFYGVRDCAFRDPAGNMIRFKADKPEVADLPGAGDRGEG; from the coding sequence ATGAACACAGCAACCAGATCCATATCTCTCAACAACTGTTTCGTCATGGTCGATGACCCGGACGCCGCGCTCGCGTTCTACCGCGACGCGGTCGGGCTCCAGGTGAAGACGGATGTCACCAACGGTGACTTCCGCTGGCTCACGGTCTGCGCCCCCAGCCAGCCGGACGTCGAGATCACCATCTCCAAGATCGGCTCCGGATTCCCGATGTCGGACGCCGACCGGGAGGCGCTCGGCGACCTGATGGCCAAGGGCCTTCTCTCCGCGCTGATCTTCGACGTCGACGATGTCGACGCCGTTTTCGAGCACATCCGGTCGACGGGCGCCGAGGTGCTCCAGGAGCCCGCCGACCAGTTCTACGGCGTGCGCGACTGCGCGTTCCGTGACCCGGCGGGCAACATGATCCGGTTCAAGGCCGACAAGCCCGAGGTGGCTGACCTTCCCGGCGCCGGCGATCGCGGCGAGGGCTGA
- a CDS encoding helix-turn-helix transcriptional regulator produces the protein MDREEIVRLRRVRDLIDREYAEPLDLQRLAGEAYMSVGHFQRRFKEAFGETPYSWLMTRRVERAMSLLRLGEQSVTEVCMAVGCTSLGSFSERFSELVGMSPSAYRRLDHADLAGIPGCISKQVTRPHRR, from the coding sequence ATGGATCGCGAGGAGATCGTGCGGCTGCGGCGGGTGCGCGACCTGATCGACCGGGAGTACGCGGAGCCGCTGGACCTGCAGCGGCTCGCGGGCGAGGCGTACATGTCGGTCGGGCACTTCCAGCGGCGGTTCAAGGAGGCGTTCGGCGAGACGCCTTACTCCTGGTTGATGACGCGGCGGGTGGAGCGGGCGATGTCGTTGTTGCGGCTGGGGGAGCAGAGCGTGACCGAGGTCTGCATGGCCGTCGGGTGTACGTCGCTCGGATCGTTCAGCGAACGGTTCTCCGAGCTGGTCGGGATGTCGCCGAGCGCCTATCGGAGGCTGGACCATGCTGACCTCGCCGGTATCCCCGGTTGCATCTCCAAGCAGGTGACCCGCCCGCACCGAAGGTGA
- a CDS encoding DUF262 domain-containing protein, giving the protein MAKRTIIDDPDLLEILEGISKGEVALPNFQRDFDWSDSDIRALLATVLNGWPMGSLLLVEGNPENQNFYSPRRFEFAPELVGVPNMIVLDGQQRLTSLYAALYDQSDSVHAVSLGQKLQWGDIDSVDGALRTFKRSVWDRHYATPKEQFEGGYLPVSALRSSTRFFDWRDAAAPDEAVTKQLTEMYREHLSGLYRYRMPALYIAKGTHPAAVARIFERVNKTGQQLGAFDLMVAKSFTPEFNLRVKWEEARNFHPELGRFYGDDGLAPLQVITLRAHEDVRASAVLTLTPSIIHDLWDSAVEALAKAVRFSFHELGVLKQEFLPYNSLMVVLAAHIWSREIDHAEVLKMKRWFWTSCLTSRYAVGSNTVAQADYKQLSHQGDAFAGSSINLDWTVFRDATKQSAGAIHRAWLCTLGASVEQSRQDADVVLPTPRSLIPRGSSDKSTVAPPHLLTLSFVLASEHSEDLARQFLSRDEIEAASGDLATSLDEFLRARLNRAAEFIASECQLPVRVVSDLEDELTGRGD; this is encoded by the coding sequence ATGGCGAAAAGGACGATCATCGATGACCCCGACCTGCTAGAGATCCTCGAAGGCATTTCAAAGGGCGAAGTGGCTCTGCCGAACTTCCAGCGCGATTTCGACTGGTCCGACAGCGATATTCGGGCATTACTAGCAACAGTCTTGAATGGTTGGCCCATGGGGAGTCTGTTACTCGTTGAGGGAAACCCGGAGAACCAGAACTTCTATTCGCCTCGGCGCTTTGAGTTTGCGCCAGAACTTGTCGGCGTTCCAAATATGATCGTATTAGACGGACAACAACGCCTTACTTCGCTGTATGCCGCGCTGTATGACCAGAGCGATTCGGTACATGCCGTGAGCCTTGGCCAGAAATTACAGTGGGGCGACATCGACTCAGTGGATGGCGCGCTTAGAACATTCAAGCGATCAGTATGGGATCGGCACTACGCAACTCCGAAAGAGCAGTTTGAGGGCGGGTACCTCCCTGTTAGCGCCTTGCGCTCATCTACTCGATTCTTTGATTGGCGAGACGCTGCGGCGCCAGACGAAGCTGTCACAAAGCAGCTCACAGAGATGTATCGAGAACACCTCTCTGGCCTCTACAGATATCGGATGCCAGCACTCTACATCGCTAAGGGCACTCACCCTGCCGCGGTCGCTAGGATCTTTGAACGGGTCAACAAGACCGGACAGCAGCTTGGCGCATTCGACTTGATGGTCGCCAAGTCATTCACGCCCGAATTCAACTTGCGAGTCAAATGGGAAGAGGCCCGCAACTTTCATCCAGAATTGGGCCGATTCTATGGCGATGATGGTTTAGCCCCACTGCAGGTGATCACACTGCGGGCGCACGAGGACGTGAGGGCGTCCGCAGTGTTGACGCTGACACCGTCCATCATTCATGACCTCTGGGATTCAGCGGTCGAGGCCTTAGCAAAAGCCGTTCGCTTCTCATTCCATGAACTTGGCGTCCTAAAGCAAGAATTTCTTCCATATAACAGCCTCATGGTAGTTCTGGCCGCTCATATCTGGTCACGCGAAATCGACCATGCCGAAGTACTTAAGATGAAGCGGTGGTTCTGGACGTCCTGCCTAACGTCGCGCTACGCGGTTGGATCTAACACCGTCGCACAGGCGGACTACAAACAGTTGAGCCATCAAGGCGATGCATTCGCAGGGAGTAGCATCAATCTGGATTGGACAGTCTTCCGCGACGCGACGAAGCAGTCTGCTGGCGCAATACACCGCGCCTGGCTGTGCACCCTGGGCGCGTCAGTGGAGCAGTCACGCCAGGATGCAGACGTCGTACTCCCCACGCCCCGTAGTCTGATTCCCAGAGGATCAAGCGACAAGTCCACCGTAGCGCCGCCACATCTGCTCACCCTGAGTTTTGTCTTGGCGTCTGAGCACTCCGAGGACCTTGCGCGACAGTTTCTTTCCCGCGACGAGATAGAAGCCGCGTCGGGAGACCTCGCCACGTCGCTAGACGAGTTCCTTCGGGCGCGTTTGAATAGGGCCGCCGAGTTTATCGCCTCGGAGTGTCAACTTCCGGTGAGAGTGGTTTCTGACCTGGAAGACGAACTCACCGGTCGAGGCGACTAG